In Aliarcobacter faecis, a genomic segment contains:
- the cas9 gene encoding type II CRISPR RNA-guided endonuclease Cas9 (Cas9, originally named Csn1, is the large, multifunctional signature protein of type II CRISPR/Cas systems. It is well known even to general audiences because its RNA-guided endonuclease activity has made it a popular tool for custom editing of eukaryotic genomes.): MERILGLDLGTNSIGFALNKVEEKDSITIFNELASNSIIFSEYVPSTDRRAFRSGRRRNERASRRKENIRKLFCYFNLASKNILDNPIEYFNNLTKLYKEPYSLREEAIKGKKLSKDEFTFALYTIISRRGYTNLFAKEEDENKAKESEKINSAILNNKNIYKNSNYTLPSKVLTLKKEELEEDGFINIAIRNKKDNYNNSLDRKLWQEEAELLIESQKNNIELFKDIKTYEDFKNKFINGVNKNSKGIFEQRNLKSVEDMVGFCSFYNLYSKEPQKRVINAHIKAIEFVLRQRIENSILGNLILNKKTGEFVKISKEDIETTINFWLYTPNVQTITAKNIFKNAGLKDLEIQTSDKQDDTVQDISVHKALLEIVDFETILKNEEFYSKLLEVLHYFVSEQQIKDEIKKLNKENILSEEQIDKIANINKAKSSYLSFSLKFIDEILQKLKNDISYQTCLEELGYFKRYTQMEAYNYLPPLNPSIEDIKWLEKNVKNFKSEQLFYQPLISPNVKRVISILRRLVNELISKYGKIDKIIIETARELNSKKDEDKIKKSQEQSNKEIKDAQTLLKSGNKELSNKNILRARLLKEQKSKCLYSGEGLTLEEALDENITEIEHFIPRSKIWIDSYKNKILVLKKYNQNKSNQHPVSFLKSIGKWENFVGRVDEFIANKDKKICLTDEKNIQKIWDNEKLEDRFLNDTRSATKIVANYLEHYLFPKQNEYGKGESNDKVIRVTGKAINELKKLWGINEAQPKNEEGKKDRDTNYHHTIDAIVISLLNNSSKKALNDFFKQKEDKFKTKAILEKLKTRFPISKNGKSLFEFVKDKVEKYEKNELYVCPYMKKRENIRGFKDGNIKLIWDKELNNFSQIDKVEINKKLLLNNFGKDLKDDEVKKEFEKIKDKLNLPKQNNIKIALEEYEKRLLEIRKKINNISEEIKQEQNNLPRDKKAIETVEILEIKNRIEKLEQTKKEFVKELEFPCFFYTKDGKKQIVRSLNLKSNSVTKADSIIITDKKQKNRVQRLTKEVYENLKSSKTPFVAKLNDNTLSVDLYNTLKGQLIGLNYFSSIKNDILPKIDERKIKLISNYDDKITVSKNNIIEIEDLKNGTKNYYTCNGGGEIGKGKNVIKVDNINTKNKSVIPIQIADYRIVKPVKINFFGKISYEEFKKN; the protein is encoded by the coding sequence ATGGAAAGAATTTTAGGGTTAGATTTAGGTACAAATAGCATAGGATTTGCACTAAATAAAGTAGAAGAGAAAGATAGTATTACAATTTTTAATGAACTAGCTTCAAATAGTATAATTTTTAGTGAATATGTTCCATCTACTGATAGAAGAGCTTTTAGAAGCGGAAGACGAAGAAATGAAAGAGCTAGTAGAAGAAAAGAGAATATTAGAAAACTTTTTTGCTATTTTAATCTAGCTTCAAAAAATATATTAGATAATCCAATAGAGTATTTTAATAATCTTACGAAACTTTACAAAGAGCCATATAGTTTAAGAGAAGAAGCAATAAAAGGTAAAAAATTATCAAAAGATGAGTTTACATTTGCTCTTTATACAATAATCTCAAGAAGAGGATATACAAATCTTTTTGCAAAAGAAGAAGATGAAAACAAAGCAAAAGAGAGTGAAAAGATAAATAGTGCGATTTTAAATAATAAAAATATTTATAAAAATAGTAACTATACACTTCCTTCAAAAGTTTTAACACTGAAAAAAGAAGAATTAGAGGAAGATGGTTTTATAAATATTGCGATAAGAAATAAGAAAGATAATTATAATAATTCACTTGATAGAAAACTTTGGCAAGAAGAAGCAGAACTTTTAATAGAGAGTCAAAAAAATAATATAGAACTTTTTAAAGATATAAAAACTTATGAGGATTTCAAAAATAAGTTTATAAATGGTGTAAATAAAAATTCAAAAGGAATTTTTGAACAAAGAAATTTAAAAAGTGTTGAAGATATGGTAGGTTTTTGTAGCTTTTATAACTTATATTCAAAAGAGCCTCAAAAAAGAGTTATAAATGCACATATAAAAGCTATTGAATTTGTTTTAAGACAAAGAATTGAAAACTCTATTTTAGGAAATTTGATTTTAAACAAAAAAACTGGTGAGTTTGTAAAAATCTCAAAAGAAGATATAGAAACTACTATTAATTTTTGGCTATATACTCCCAATGTACAAACAATAACTGCTAAAAATATCTTCAAAAATGCTGGACTTAAAGATTTAGAGATACAAACTTCAGATAAACAAGATGATACAGTTCAAGATATATCTGTACATAAAGCACTTTTAGAGATAGTTGATTTTGAAACTATTTTGAAAAATGAAGAATTTTACTCAAAACTTTTGGAAGTTTTACACTATTTTGTAAGTGAGCAACAGATAAAAGATGAGATTAAAAAGCTAAATAAAGAGAATATTTTAAGTGAAGAACAAATAGATAAAATAGCAAATATAAACAAAGCTAAAAGCTCTTATTTATCATTTTCTTTAAAATTTATAGATGAGATTTTACAAAAGTTGAAAAATGATATATCTTACCAAACATGCCTTGAAGAGTTAGGATATTTTAAAAGATATACTCAAATGGAAGCTTATAATTATCTTCCACCACTAAATCCTAGTATTGAAGATATAAAATGGCTAGAAAAAAATGTTAAAAATTTTAAATCAGAACAACTATTTTATCAACCACTTATTAGTCCAAATGTAAAAAGAGTAATCTCAATTTTAAGAAGATTGGTAAATGAGCTAATATCAAAATACGGAAAAATAGATAAAATCATAATTGAAACAGCAAGAGAACTAAACTCAAAAAAAGATGAAGATAAAATCAAAAAATCACAAGAACAAAGCAATAAAGAGATAAAAGATGCCCAAACTTTACTAAAAAGTGGAAATAAAGAGTTAAGTAATAAAAATATTTTAAGGGCAAGACTTTTGAAAGAACAAAAATCAAAATGCCTTTATAGTGGAGAGGGTTTAACTCTTGAGGAAGCTTTAGATGAAAATATAACAGAGATTGAGCATTTTATCCCTAGAAGTAAAATTTGGATAGATAGTTATAAAAATAAAATATTGGTACTTAAAAAATACAATCAAAATAAATCAAACCAACACCCAGTAAGCTTTTTGAAATCTATTGGTAAGTGGGAAAATTTTGTAGGTCGTGTAGATGAGTTTATAGCAAATAAAGATAAAAAAATTTGCCTAACAGATGAAAAAAATATCCAAAAAATTTGGGATAATGAAAAATTAGAAGATAGATTTCTAAACGATACAAGAAGTGCTACAAAAATAGTTGCAAACTATTTAGAACACTATTTATTTCCAAAACAAAATGAGTATGGAAAAGGTGAATCAAACGATAAAGTAATAAGAGTCACAGGGAAAGCTATAAATGAACTAAAAAAACTTTGGGGAATAAATGAAGCACAACCAAAGAACGAAGAGGGTAAAAAGGATAGAGATACAAACTATCATCATACAATAGATGCTATTGTTATTTCACTTTTAAATAACTCTTCAAAAAAGGCTTTAAATGACTTTTTCAAACAAAAAGAGGATAAATTTAAAACAAAAGCTATTTTAGAAAAATTAAAAACAAGATTCCCAATTTCAAAAAATGGCAAATCTTTATTTGAATTTGTAAAAGATAAAGTAGAGAAATATGAGAAAAATGAACTATATGTTTGCCCTTATATGAAAAAAAGAGAAAATATTCGTGGTTTTAAAGATGGAAATATAAAACTTATTTGGGATAAAGAGCTAAATAACTTCTCTCAAATAGATAAAGTAGAGATTAATAAAAAATTACTCTTAAATAATTTTGGAAAAGATTTAAAAGATGATGAAGTTAAAAAAGAGTTTGAAAAAATAAAAGATAAGCTAAATCTTCCAAAACAAAACAATATAAAAATAGCTTTAGAAGAGTATGAGAAAAGACTACTAGAAATAAGAAAAAAAATAAATAATATAAGTGAAGAGATAAAACAAGAACAAAATAATCTTCCAAGAGATAAAAAAGCTATTGAAACAGTTGAAATTTTGGAAATAAAAAATAGAATAGAAAAATTGGAACAGACTAAAAAAGAGTTTGTAAAAGAGCTAGAATTTCCTTGTTTCTTCTATACAAAAGATGGTAAAAAACAGATAGTTAGAAGCTTAAATCTAAAATCAAACTCTGTAACAAAAGCTGATAGTATAATAATCACAGATAAAAAGCAAAAAAATAGAGTACAAAGATTAACAAAAGAAGTTTATGAAAATTTAAAATCTTCTAAAACACCTTTTGTAGCAAAATTAAATGATAACACCTTGAGTGTAGATTTATATAACACTTTAAAAGGACAATTAATAGGTCTAAACTATTTTTCTTCTATAAAAAATGATATTTTGCCGAAAATTGATGAAAGAAAGATAAAATTAATATCAAATTACGATGATAAAATAACTGTATCAAAAAATAATATTATAGAAATTGAAGATTTAAAAAATGGTACAAAGAATTATTATACTTGTAATGGTGGTGGAGAAATAGGTAAAGGAAAAAATGTTATTAAAGTAGATAACATAAATACAAAAAATAAATCAGTAATTCCTATTCAAATAGCTGATTATAGAATTGTAAAACCAGTAAAAATAAATTTCTTTGGAAAGATTTCTTATGAAGAGTTTAAGAAAAATTAA
- the ribH gene encoding 6,7-dimethyl-8-ribityllumazine synthase has protein sequence MKIIEGILRLKGNEKVAIINGRFNHIITDRLVEGARDAFKRHGGNEDNLDLILVPGAFEIPFALDKALSGGKYDAVCCVGAVIRGATPHFDYISAEATKGIATVALKYGKPVSNGVLTTDTIEQAIERAGSKVGNKGAEAMVTIIEMLDLYSEMGK, from the coding sequence ATGAAAATAATAGAGGGTATTTTAAGATTAAAAGGAAATGAAAAAGTAGCTATTATAAATGGAAGATTTAATCATATAATTACTGATAGATTAGTTGAAGGAGCACGAGATGCTTTTAAAAGACATGGCGGAAATGAAGATAATTTAGATTTGATATTAGTTCCAGGAGCTTTTGAAATACCATTTGCATTGGATAAAGCACTATCAGGTGGAAAATATGATGCGGTTTGTTGTGTTGGAGCTGTTATAAGAGGAGCAACTCCACACTTTGATTATATAAGTGCAGAGGCAACAAAAGGTATAGCAACAGTAGCTTTAAAATATGGAAAACCTGTATCAAATGGTGTTTTGACAACAGATACAATAGAGCAAGCAATTGAAAGAGCTGGTTCAAAAGTTGGAAACAAAGGTGCAGAAGCTATGGTTACAATAATTGAAATGCTAGATTTATATAGCGAAATGGGAAAATAA
- the nusB gene encoding transcription antitermination factor NusB, with protein MATRTQARESVIGLLYAYDLGNDEITKFVDEILEEKKIRNNQKEFALNLFNGTIKNLSTIDDQIKAFITQGNLEDIGSVEKSILRLAIYEILFENLPKAVIINEAIELSKRLASDGAPKFVNAILDQVKKG; from the coding sequence TTGGCAACAAGAACACAAGCTAGAGAGTCTGTAATTGGGCTTTTATATGCCTATGATTTAGGAAATGATGAGATTACAAAATTTGTTGATGAAATACTTGAAGAGAAAAAAATAAGAAATAATCAAAAAGAGTTTGCTTTAAATTTATTTAATGGAACAATAAAAAATTTAAGCACAATTGATGACCAAATAAAAGCCTTTATAACTCAAGGAAATCTTGAAGATATAGGTTCTGTTGAAAAGTCTATTTTAAGACTTGCTATTTATGAAATTTTATTTGAAAATTTACCAAAAGCAGTTATTATTAATGAAGCTATTGAGTTATCAAAAAGATTAGCAAGTGATGGTGCACCAAAATTTGTAAATGCAATTTTAGATCAGGTAAAAAAGGGCTAA
- the pyrF gene encoding orotidine-5'-phosphate decarboxylase yields MKKDMKLCVSLDLESSKENLALVEKIKDFDVWLKVGFRTYLRDGKKFLEDIKAINPNFKIFLDLKLYDIPNTMADAAQDISNFGLVDMFNVHASAGKFAMQTVMQRLKDIPNRPLVLAVTALTSFDNDSFKKIYGENIDKKAREFAKETFEAGLDGVVCSAFESLDIKNNTSKEFITLCPGIRPFGEDSGDQKRVADIGFSKENLVDFIVVGRPIYKSENPRVVVKNILANI; encoded by the coding sequence ATGAAAAAAGATATGAAACTTTGTGTATCTTTAGATTTAGAGAGTTCAAAAGAGAATTTGGCTCTTGTTGAAAAAATAAAAGATTTTGATGTATGGTTGAAAGTAGGTTTTAGGACATATTTAAGAGATGGAAAGAAGTTTTTAGAAGATATAAAAGCTATAAATCCAAACTTTAAAATTTTTTTGGACTTAAAGCTATATGATATTCCAAATACTATGGCTGATGCAGCACAAGATATTTCTAATTTTGGACTTGTTGATATGTTTAATGTTCATGCAAGTGCAGGAAAATTTGCTATGCAGACAGTTATGCAAAGATTAAAAGATATTCCAAATAGACCTTTAGTTTTAGCTGTTACTGCACTTACATCTTTTGATAATGATAGTTTCAAAAAAATTTATGGTGAAAATATTGATAAAAAAGCTAGAGAGTTTGCTAAAGAGACTTTTGAAGCGGGGCTTGATGGTGTTGTTTGTTCAGCATTTGAAAGTTTAGATATTAAAAATAATACTTCAAAAGAGTTTATAACTTTATGCCCTGGAATCCGTCCTTTTGGTGAAGATAGTGGTGATCAAAAAAGAGTTGCTGATATTGGTTTTTCAAAAGAGAATTTAGTAGATTTTATTGTTGTAGGAAGACCTATATATAAAAGTGAGAATCCTAGAGTTGTTGTAAAAAATATATTAGCAAATATTTAA
- a CDS encoding radical SAM/SPASM domain-containing protein produces MELTNICNLKCTFCPPKLFPNKIMDLSTFDILNAQLKEFTKELAYHIVGDPLVLGNLEEYLDISLKHNLKVNITTTANNISQKHYKALINSSIKQINFSLNSYNANSHKKSFEEYLEPILEFVKFAQEEKHEYFINFRIWNLDEEKTAFEFNKKVFDKINIFFGSNLYIDEIYKNKPKNIRVDRKIFINFDEYFVWPNLKNEIVSQKGFCYGLTSHFGILSNGTVVPCCLDLDANINLGNIHQSTVKDILQTNRAKNMIKGFKNSILVEELCQKCEYRTRFDF; encoded by the coding sequence ATAGAACTTACTAATATTTGTAATTTAAAATGTACATTTTGCCCACCAAAACTATTTCCAAACAAAATTATGGATTTAAGCACTTTTGATATATTAAATGCTCAATTAAAAGAGTTTACAAAAGAATTAGCTTACCATATAGTTGGAGACCCACTTGTTTTAGGAAATTTAGAAGAGTATTTAGATATTAGTTTAAAACATAATTTAAAAGTAAATATTACAACAACAGCAAATAATATTAGTCAAAAGCACTATAAAGCTTTGATAAATTCTTCTATAAAACAGATAAATTTTTCTTTAAATTCATATAATGCAAATTCACATAAAAAGAGCTTTGAAGAGTATTTAGAGCCAATTTTAGAGTTTGTAAAGTTTGCACAAGAAGAGAAACATGAATATTTTATAAATTTTAGAATTTGGAATTTAGATGAAGAAAAAACAGCATTTGAATTTAATAAAAAAGTTTTTGATAAAATAAATATTTTTTTTGGTTCAAATTTATATATAGATGAGATTTATAAAAATAAACCAAAAAATATAAGAGTTGATAGAAAAATTTTTATAAATTTTGATGAATATTTTGTTTGGCCAAACCTTAAAAATGAGATTGTAAGTCAAAAAGGTTTTTGTTATGGTTTAACTTCACATTTTGGGATTTTATCAAATGGAACTGTAGTTCCTTGTTGTTTGGATTTGGATGCAAATATAAATTTAGGAAATATTCATCAATCAACTGTAAAAGATATTTTGCAAACTAATAGAGCGAAAAATATGATAAAAGGGTTTAAAAATTCTATTTTAGTAGAGGAACTTTGCCAAAAGTGTGAATATAGAACAAGGTTTGATTTTTAA
- a CDS encoding EI24 domain-containing protein: MNEIEILRRSVRDFFSSSMLKLALIPLLVTMLLMYMIFFGMASYGIEALRTVAETSQATGEVVIDDKAPFYFVWLTYLTVFLFKYSITSWLAATLFYTVGAIFIFHLSVIITLLVIGLLTPFVVNYLEKVHYKNLDLKPYGTILGAFWVFLKALFVMIFLYVLLVPLYFVPLINIIAFYLPLYYFFHKLLNYDVSSTILSKQEYKQIYSKNGSSFRMRTLFLYFISTIPFITLFVAVFYTIYLSHAYFIELEKISLIKSKDIDEDIELNKIEHKESL; the protein is encoded by the coding sequence ATGAATGAAATAGAGATTTTAAGAAGAAGTGTAAGAGATTTTTTTAGTTCATCAATGCTAAAACTAGCTTTAATTCCACTTCTTGTAACAATGTTACTAATGTATATGATATTTTTTGGAATGGCAAGCTATGGAATAGAAGCTTTAAGAACTGTTGCTGAAACTTCACAAGCAACAGGTGAGGTTGTAATTGATGATAAAGCACCATTTTATTTTGTTTGGCTTACATATTTAACTGTTTTTTTATTTAAATACTCAATTACTTCATGGTTAGCTGCAACTTTATTTTATACAGTTGGGGCAATTTTTATTTTTCATTTAAGTGTTATAATAACTTTATTGGTAATTGGTCTTTTAACTCCTTTTGTTGTAAATTATTTGGAAAAGGTGCATTATAAGAATTTAGATTTAAAACCTTATGGAACTATTTTGGGAGCATTTTGGGTATTTTTAAAAGCTCTTTTTGTAATGATATTTTTGTATGTTTTGCTAGTACCGTTATATTTTGTGCCATTGATAAATATAATAGCTTTTTATCTACCTTTGTACTATTTTTTTCATAAACTTTTAAATTATGATGTATCTTCTACAATTTTAAGTAAGCAAGAGTATAAGCAGATATATTCAAAAAATGGAAGCTCTTTTAGAATGAGAACTCTTTTTTTGTATTTTATCTCTACAATACCGTTTATTACTCTTTTTGTAGCAGTTTTTTATACAATTTATCTATCTCATGCTTATTTCATAGAACTTGAGAAGATTTCACTAATAAAGAGTAAAGATATAGATGAAGATATTGAGTTAAATAAAATAGAGCATAAAGAGAGTTTATAA
- a CDS encoding inositol monophosphatase family protein: protein MENIKNAIIKSNIEILGYIKNSLKKNDFLYTNKIGFGGDKTLKIDAILEEIFIENLKDFGNIFSEECGYIDNQKDITFIIDPLDGSNNFFSNIPYFGTSVAVKKDDITIAGFVANLASKTVVYRILSEDIRYFCLESKKEFNKIENHSSKVAIFERGYKYPNICKILDDKNFKFRVLGATALSLANARDALFVLFIGDLRVFDIEAALFISGDLYIYKNENLIFITKYKDTFDYFKENINQF from the coding sequence TTGGAAAATATTAAAAATGCAATAATAAAATCAAATATAGAAATTTTGGGTTATATAAAAAATAGTTTGAAAAAAAATGATTTTTTATATACAAATAAAATAGGCTTTGGTGGTGATAAAACACTTAAAATTGATGCTATTTTGGAAGAGATATTTATTGAAAATTTAAAAGATTTTGGAAATATTTTTAGTGAAGAGTGTGGATATATAGATAATCAAAAAGATATTACATTTATAATTGACCCACTTGATGGAAGTAATAATTTTTTCTCAAATATTCCATATTTTGGTACATCGGTTGCTGTTAAAAAAGATGATATTACTATTGCTGGATTTGTAGCAAATTTAGCTAGTAAAACGGTTGTTTATAGGATATTAAGTGAAGATATTAGATATTTTTGTTTAGAAAGCAAAAAAGAGTTTAACAAAATAGAAAATCATAGCTCAAAAGTTGCTATTTTTGAAAGAGGTTATAAATATCCAAATATTTGTAAAATCTTAGATGATAAAAATTTTAAATTTAGAGTTTTAGGAGCGACAGCTCTTTCTTTAGCAAATGCAAGAGATGCTTTATTTGTACTATTTATTGGTGATTTAAGAGTTTTTGATATAGAAGCTGCTTTATTTATAAGTGGAGATTTATATATTTATAAGAATGAAAATCTGATTTTTATAACAAAATATAAAGATACGTTTGATTATTTTAAAGAAAATATTAATCAATTTTAG
- a CDS encoding YfhL family 4Fe-4S dicluster ferredoxin produces the protein MALIIMDECIACDACREECPNYAIEEGDPIYVIDPDRCTECVGHYEEPQCVEVCPVDCIILDPDNEETLEELKFKYEQLMEEEN, from the coding sequence ATGGCTTTAATAATTATGGATGAATGTATAGCATGTGATGCCTGTAGAGAAGAGTGCCCAAACTATGCTATTGAAGAGGGTGATCCAATATATGTAATTGATCCTGATCGCTGTACGGAGTGTGTGGGACATTATGAAGAACCACAATGTGTAGAAGTTTGTCCAGTGGATTGTATTATTTTGGATCCAGATAATGAAGAGACATTAGAGGAACTAAAATTCAAGTATGAACAACTAATGGAAGAAGAAAATTAA
- a CDS encoding Ppx/GppA phosphatase family protein, with the protein MSKITTIIDIGSNSMRMVVLEKSSRFAFSLINETKSKVKISEGCYENGGNLQELPMQRAYEALKSFLNISNALKSRKILCVATSALRDAPNSKVFLNRVKKNLGLNIKVIEGEKEAYFGGVATSNLLHDDNFVTVDIGGGSTEFCFVKDGKITKSISLDIGTVRLKELYFNKDNLDGAKNYILENLKKVFNLGVEIPSKVVGIGGSIRFLSKLIMQKNLYPLDAIHGFTYSVKDEQNLFLDILNTRTVEDLEVLGVKKDRFDTIKEGTFIFKTILDELKIKTVVTSGVGVREGVYLTDLLRTQNHKFPANFNVSVRSLLDRFQICPKQSAYLGKNAREIFEKLKPLHNLDDKFATLLVVASKLHSIGTTLNFYKLNDNAFEFILNGLNYDFLHSSRVVVAHILKLSKKSLPKEKDLEEYKELLPNLETMQWLAFMQALNLAINIDFSCPKVEYFLDKNILQLNLPNKSFLVKSYIEKLELPQKLFIEIL; encoded by the coding sequence ATGTCAAAAATTACAACAATCATCGATATTGGGTCAAACTCAATGAGAATGGTTGTTTTAGAAAAGAGTAGTAGGTTTGCATTTAGTCTTATAAATGAGACCAAAAGTAAGGTGAAAATTTCTGAAGGTTGCTACGAAAATGGTGGAAATCTTCAAGAACTTCCTATGCAAAGAGCTTATGAAGCTTTAAAATCTTTTTTAAATATCTCAAATGCTTTAAAATCAAGAAAAATTTTATGTGTTGCAACTTCAGCTTTAAGAGATGCTCCAAATTCTAAAGTTTTTTTGAATAGAGTTAAGAAAAATTTAGGTTTGAATATAAAAGTTATTGAAGGTGAAAAAGAGGCATATTTTGGTGGAGTTGCTACTTCAAATTTGCTTCATGATGATAATTTTGTAACAGTTGATATAGGTGGTGGAAGTACAGAGTTTTGTTTTGTAAAAGATGGAAAAATAACAAAATCGATTTCACTAGATATTGGAACTGTAAGATTAAAAGAGTTATATTTTAACAAAGATAATCTTGATGGTGCAAAAAATTATATTTTAGAGAATTTAAAAAAGGTTTTTAATTTAGGAGTTGAGATTCCTTCAAAGGTTGTAGGAATTGGAGGAAGTATTAGATTTTTATCGAAATTAATAATGCAAAAAAATCTCTATCCCCTAGATGCAATTCATGGTTTTACATATAGTGTAAAAGATGAACAAAATTTATTTTTAGATATTCTAAATACAAGAACTGTTGAAGATTTAGAAGTTCTTGGAGTAAAAAAAGATAGGTTTGATACTATAAAAGAAGGAACTTTTATATTTAAAACAATTCTTGATGAATTAAAAATAAAGACTGTTGTAACTTCTGGAGTTGGAGTGAGAGAAGGTGTTTATTTAACTGATTTATTAAGAACACAAAATCATAAATTTCCAGCAAATTTTAATGTAAGTGTTAGATCTTTACTTGATAGGTTTCAAATTTGCCCAAAACAAAGTGCTTATTTAGGAAAAAATGCTAGAGAGATTTTTGAAAAATTAAAACCTCTTCACAATCTTGATGATAAATTTGCTACTCTTTTAGTAGTTGCTTCAAAACTTCACTCTATTGGTACAACACTTAATTTTTATAAGTTAAATGATAATGCTTTTGAGTTTATATTAAATGGTTTAAATTATGATTTTTTACACTCTTCAAGGGTTGTTGTAGCACATATTTTAAAATTATCAAAAAAATCTTTACCAAAAGAGAAAGATTTAGAAGAGTATAAAGAACTTTTACCAAATCTTGAAACTATGCAATGGTTGGCATTTATGCAAGCACTAAATTTAGCAATAAATATAGATTTTAGTTGCCCAAAAGTAGAGTACTTTTTGGATAAAAATATATTACAACTAAATTTGCCAAATAAATCATTTTTAGTGAAGTCTTACATTGAAAAGCTAGAATTACCACAAAAACTATTTATAGAGATTTTATAG
- the waaC gene encoding lipopolysaccharide heptosyltransferase I has protein sequence MVQKIAIIKLSAMGDIIHSMVVLEFIKKAYPNLLIDWFVEEVFSSVLENNPNINKIIKLNLKSIKKSKKNIFKQLSFVRSFKKEKYDLIIDAQGLIKSSLVARVLGKNITGFCRKSTREGIASFFYSKKVGIEYSQNVIDRNCYLFGEALNFEIKKEDILNKKPFLFYKDEDKRIYDYLQEDKKNILLVVGASWDSKMYSKEKFAKIVSSLDGNFLIAWGNEKEKAIADFITQNSKALALPKLDLNSLKALISKVDLVIGNDTGPTHMAWALNIPSITLFGNTPAYRNTYVTKLNKTIKSASDVNPYKLDKNDFSIQDIDENEIVKMAKELLDV, from the coding sequence ATAGTGCAAAAGATAGCTATTATTAAGCTATCGGCTATGGGTGATATTATTCACTCTATGGTAGTTTTAGAATTTATTAAAAAAGCTTATCCAAATTTACTTATAGATTGGTTTGTAGAAGAGGTATTTAGTTCTGTTTTAGAAAATAATCCAAATATAAATAAAATAATAAAATTAAATCTAAAATCTATAAAAAAATCAAAAAAAAATATTTTTAAACAATTAAGCTTTGTAAGAAGTTTTAAAAAAGAGAAATATGATTTAATTATAGATGCACAAGGGCTTATAAAATCTAGCTTAGTTGCAAGAGTTTTAGGTAAAAATATTACTGGATTTTGTAGAAAATCAACAAGAGAAGGTATAGCTAGTTTTTTTTATTCAAAAAAAGTAGGTATAGAGTATAGTCAAAATGTAATAGATAGAAACTGTTATTTATTTGGAGAAGCTTTAAATTTTGAAATAAAAAAAGAGGATATTTTAAATAAAAAACCATTTTTATTTTATAAAGATGAAGATAAAAGAATTTATGATTATTTACAAGAAGATAAAAAGAATATCTTACTTGTAGTTGGTGCTAGTTGGGATAGTAAGATGTATTCTAAAGAGAAGTTTGCTAAAATAGTTTCTAGTTTAGATGGAAATTTTTTAATTGCTTGGGGAAATGAGAAAGAAAAAGCTATAGCAGATTTTATTACACAAAATTCAAAAGCTTTAGCTCTACCAAAATTAGATTTAAATAGTTTAAAAGCGTTGATTTCTAAAGTTGATTTAGTAATAGGAAATGATACTGGTCCTACTCATATGGCTTGGGCTTTAAATATTCCTTCTATTACACTTTTTGGAAATACTCCAGCATATAGAAATACTTATGTAACAAAGTTAAATAAAACTATAAAATCAGCAAGTGATGTAAATCCTTATAAACTAGATAAAAATGATTTTTCAATTCAAGATATAGATGAAAATGAGATAGTAAAAATGGCAAAGGAACTTTTAGATGTATAG